Proteins encoded by one window of Salvia splendens isolate huo1 chromosome 14, SspV2, whole genome shotgun sequence:
- the LOC121763466 gene encoding helicase sen1-like, whose amino-acid sequence MGSKGKLLFDLNELPAENEDDNDNNNDSVICFQPQRAIPSITAPADFFVASSGPQGIVNNIAFSHASSVSGFQPFVRSKVAQGPDVSDEKKSFMDVLSNVASSSKLSNGQAMKASPIVKSGLDVQDAEKEEGEWSDAEGSDGAYKRNVLREESTGATDEQALEKSTVEMIENNVHAPGADTISPNHDVKNENGGPSEKNPETNDNNGDASMDGSEESAPVPKQREGKGIEANHALKYGNSIGKRPKLDQHKEAMLGKKRSRQTMFLKLEDVKQAGVLKSSTARRQIPAPNITRTMKETRPTLGSAERGDKQSQPVVRDTKQADLLSNEGNNFVVSNECKSESNGDHSSGSTGAPRKFNAATEALSEGQTPVFRKLPPDTRQHKNSQFTGRKPAITSQNSVDSKLATKKLPTKKQTSISNQYQDSSVERLLREVTNEIFWHHPEEEELQRVPGSFDSVEDYIRVFEPLLFEECRAQLYSTWEESLETVPNHVRVCIKSIERRERGWFDVILTPPHEYKWTFKEGEVAVLSSPRPGAVHIRRNNSSMALEDEEKPEISGRVAGTVRRYIPIDTREYTGAILHFYVEDLYDSNSKIDDDHILRKLHPGAVWYLTQLGSLATTQREYVALHAFRRLNMQMQNAILQPSPDQFPKYEEQPPAMPDCFTPNFVEHLRRTFNGPQLGAIQWAATHTAAGTSNGVTKKSEPWPFTLVQGPPGTGKTHTVWGMLNVIHLVQYQHYYTALLKKLAPESYKQVNETNSDSVASGSIDEVLQSMDQNLFRTLPKLCPKPRMLVCAPSNAATDELLSRVLDRGFIDGEMKVYRPDVARVGVDSQTKAAQAVSAERRTEQLLSKNRDEVHGWMHSLRIRENQLSQQIACLQRELNVAAVTGRAQGSVGVDPDVLLARDQNRDALLQNLAAAVENRDKTLVEMSRLLIVEGRFRAGSNFNLEEARANLEASFANEAEIVFTTVSSSGRKLFSRLTHGFDMVVIDEAAQASEVAILPPLSLGAARCVLVGDPQQLPATVISKAAGTLLYSRSLFERFQQAGCPTILLSVQYRMHPHIRDFPSRHFYQGRPTDSESVINLPDEKYYKDPLLRPYIFFDISHGRESHRGSSVSYQNTQEAQFCIRLYEHLQKSVKSLGIGKVSVGIITPYKLQLKCLQREFKDVLNSDEGKDIYINTVDAFQGQERDVIIMSCVRASSHGVGFVADIRRMNVALTRARRALWVMGNANALVQSDDWAALIDDSKARSCYLDMDSLPKEFIPETPTYGGFPSKLAGGRGLRSGPRYRPYDSQV is encoded by the exons ATGGGCTCCAAAGGAAAGCTGCTATTTGATCTTAATGAACTACCTGCTGAAAACGAggatgataatgataataataatgatagtgTTATTTGCTTCCAGCCTCAGAGGGCTATCCCTTCCATTACTGCACCAGCCGACTTCTTTGTGGCATCTTCTGGTCCCCAAGGCATAGTAAATAACATTGCTTTCTCCCATGCTTCTTCTGTATCTGGTTTCCAGCCTTTCGTCAGATCTAAAGTTGCTCAGGGACCAGATGTTTCTGATGAAAAAAAGAGTTTCATGGATGTGCTTAGCAATGTTGCCTCTTCATCCAAGTTGAGTAATGGCCAGGCTATGAAGGCCTCACCAATTGTAAAATCAGGTTTAGATGTTCAGGATGCGGAGAAGGAAGAAGGGGAATGGTCTGATGCAGAGGGCTCAGACGGTGCTTACAAACGAAATGTTCTTCGTGAAGAATCAACTGGTGCTACTGATGAACAGGCTTTGGAGAAAAGCACGGTTGAGATGATTGAGAACAATGTCCATGCTCCAGGTGCTGATACTATATCTCCTAATCATGATGTAAAGAATGAAAATGGTGGCCCTTCGGAGAAGAATCCAGAAACAAATGATAACAATGGTGATGCATCCATGGATGGTTCGGAAGAATCTGCTCCAGTACCAAAACAAAGAGAAGGTAAAGGAATTGAAGCTAATCATGCATTGAAGTATGGAAATAGTATTGGAAAGCGTCCTAAGCTGGACCAGCATAAGGAAGCAATGCTAGGGAAGAAGCGCAGCAGGCAGACCATGTTTCTCAAATTAGAAGATGTTAAGCAAGCTGGTGTTTTGAAGTCCTCGACTGCTAGAAGGCAGATTCCTGCACCAAATATAACCCGGACTATGAAAGAAACCCGCCCTACTCTGGGATCTGCTGAACGTGGGGATAAGCAAAGTCAGCCTGTAGTTAGAGATACAAAACAAGCTGATCTGTTGAGCAATGAAGGAAATAATTTTGTTGTGTCAAATGAGTGTAAGTCTGAGAGTAATGGTGACCATAGTTCTGGCTCTACTGGAGCTCCTAGGAAGTTCAATGCTGCGACTGAAGCTTTATCAGAAGGACAAACACCAGTGTTTCGGAAGCTGCCTCCCGACACAAGGCAACATAAGAATTCACAGTTCACTGGTAGGAAACCAGCTATTACCAGCCAGAATTCAGTTGATTCTAAATTAGCTACAAAAAAGCTACCTACCAAGAAGCAAACTTCCATAAGCAACCAGTATCAAGATTCTTCAGTGGAACGCCTTTTGCGTGAGGTGACAAATGAAATTTTTTGGCATCATCCAG AGGAAGAGGAGCTTCAACGTGTTCCGGGTAGCTTTGATTCAGTTGAAGACTATATCAGGGTATTTGAGCCCCTGCTTTTTGAAGAATGCCGGGCACAGCTTTATAGTACCTGGGAGGAGTCATTAGAAACAGTTCCAAATCATGTTAGGGTATGCATAAAAAGCATTGAACGACGGGAAAGGG GAtggtttgatgtgattcttacTCCACCACATGAATACAAATGGACATTCAAAGAAGGAGAAGTTGCTGTTCTTTCATCCCCCAGGCCCGGAGCAG TTCATATTAGGAGGAATAATAGTTCCATGGCTCTAGAAGATGAGGAGAAGCCTGAAATTAGTGGCCGTGTAGCTGGGACAGTCAGGAGATATATACCTATTGATACCAGAGAGTACACTGGGGCAATCCTCCACTTCTATGTCGAAGATTTATATGATTCTAACAG CAAGATCGATGATGATCATATTCTGCGGAAGCTCCATCCTGGGGCTGTATGGTACCTGACTCAGCTTGGTTCTCTTGCAACCACACAGCGGGAATACGTTGCTCTGCATGCATTTCGTCGTCTTAATATGCAG ATGCAAAATGCTATTCTCCAGCCCAGTCCAGACCAGTTCCCAAAATATGAAGAACAGCCACCTGCTATGCCTGATTGCTTTACTCCGAACTTTGTTGAACACCTTCGCAGAACCTTTAATGGACCCCAGTTAGGTGCGATTCAGTGGGCTGCAACACATACAGCTGCTGGTACATCAAATGGCGTGACAAAGAAATCAGAGCCATGGCCCTTTACTTTGGTTCAGGGTCCTCCCGGCACCGGTAAAACGCATACTGTTTGGGGAATGCTTAATGTGATCCACCTCGTCCAGTACCAGCACTACTATACAGCATTGCTAAAGAAACTGGCACCTGAAAGCTATAAGCAGGTTAATGAGACCAACTCTGACAGTGTGGCCTCTGGTTCTATTGATGAAGTCCTGCAGAGTATGGATCAGAATCTATTCCGGACTCTTCCAAAACTTTGCCCAAAGCCCAGAATGCTCGTGTGTGCTCCTTCAAATGCGGCAACTGATGAGTTGCTTTCACGTGTGCTTGACCGTGGATTTATTGATGGAGAAATGAAGGTTTATCGACCTGATGTTGCTCGAGTCGGTGTGGATTCTCAGACTAAAGCTGCTCAGGCAGTTTCTGCGGAACGAAGGACCGAGCAACTTTTATCCAAAAATCGTGATGAGGTCCATGGATGGATGCACAGTTTGAGGATTCGTGAAAATCAGTTATCTCAGCAAATTGCTTGCCTTCAAAGAGAACTTAATGTTGCTGCAGTCACTGGACGTGCACAGGGATCTGTTGGTGTTGATCCTGATGTTCTTCTCGCAAGAGATCAAAACCGAGATGCATTACTCCAAAACCTTGCGGCTGCTGTAGAAAATAGAGATAAAACTCTGGTTGAGATGTCCCGACTTCTCATTGTGGAAGGTAGATTTCGAGCTGGTAGTAACTTTAATTTGGAGGAAGCACGAGCTAATCTGGAGGCCAGTTTtgccaatgaagctgaaattgtTTTCACCACTGTCTCGAGTAGTGGACGCAAGTTGTTCTCTCGTCTAACTCATGGCTTCGACATGGTTGTCATTGATGAAGCAGCACAGGCTAGTGAAGTGGCAATTCTACCTCCACTTTCTCTTGGTGCAGCTCGTTGTGTTCTTGTAGGGGATCCCCAGCAGCTACCGGCCACTGTTATTAGTAAGGCAGCCGGAACCCTGCTGTATAGTAGAAGCTTGTTTGAGAGGTTTCAGCAAGCAGGCTGCCCAACAATCCTCTTATCTGTGCAATATAGAATGCATCCTCACATTAGGGATTTTCCTTCGAGACACTTTTACCAAGGTCGACCTACGGACAGTGAGAGTGTCATTAATTTGCCGGATGAAAAATATTACAAAGATCCTCTACTGAGGCCTTATATCTTTTTTGATATCAGTCATGGGCGTGAGTCTCATCGGGGGAGTTCTGTGTCTTATCAAAATACCCAAGAAGCACAGTTTTGCATTCGTTTATATGAGCACCTTCAGAAGTCTGTAAAATCATTGGGTATTGGGAAAGTGTCTGTTGGCATCATTACACCATATAAGCTGCAGTTGAAATGTCTCCAAAGGGAGTTCAAGGATGTTCTGAATTCAGATGAAGGAAAAGACATCTATATTAATACAGTGGATGCGTTCCAAGGCCAAGAACGTGATGTCATAATTATGTCTTGTGTGCGCGCATCGAGTCATGGAGTTGGGTTCGTTGCGGACATACGTAGGATGAATGTTGCTCTTACTCGAGCGAGAAGAGCTCTCTGG GTAATGGGAAATGCAAATGCGCTGGTGCAGTCTGATGATTGGGCTGCGCTAATTGATGATTCGAAAGCACGAAGCTGTTACTTAGACATGGATTCTCTGCCTAAAGAGTTTATCCCCGAGACTCCTACGTATGGCGGTTTTCCCTCCAAGCTTGCTGGTGGAAGGGGCTTGAGATCTGGGCCAAGATATAGACCATATGATTCGCAAGTATAG
- the LOC121765070 gene encoding uncharacterized protein LOC121765070, with protein MPSTYHGPSTSERPTREATPALHIGQPRRPDQSGKASVDPITLGFAKLNARLDSMDRRVDILESRMNTNDRRLGKLRPPQRPDPEPPYGLPDRGGADWDKQHRRYTQPTYRRPQHHQSDRYPPPPPYQPDRRRPYHLHQTRYPLPEHYQPFDYGEVITHTHSPTRDGDGELCDSEDSILDAELCDSENSILEAVAKKLMDRGLPSENWGSREGRDGRLEDQQVPSFDEIDPPCSPDMSKETEEEALLDDVEEVDSIEEVKKAVVARVTSQDVVGNCLGEKGELRDSDVARIFQRPTLLAIDARMVPPRNYTACLGVRGRVNKLHVLALNFDDCFDPTLMIFYGEGEVTRPTIRYAFDPGGDASPSLCFQLSSLVRGSHLEDKVDFNRGGVVTIPLYLRIPQIFSYLFIIPHIF; from the coding sequence ATGCCGTCAACATACCATGGCCCATCTACGTCGGAACGGCCGACGAGGGAAGCGACGCCGGCGCTGCATATAGGCCAGCCGCGTCGTCCCGACCAATCGGGGAAGGCTTCGGTCGACCCAATCACATTAGGGTTTGCCAAATTAAATGCACGCCTCGACAGTATGGATCGACGGGTGGACATATTGGAGTCGCGTATGAACACGAACGACCGGCGACTAGGGAAGCTTCGACCGCCACAACGGCCTGATCCGGAACCACCTTACGGTCTTCCTGATCGTGGTGGCGCTGATTGGGACAAGCAGCATCGACGTTACACCCAGCCTACGTACCGGCGGCCACAACACCACCAGTCGGATAGGTacccaccgccgcctccgtatCAGCCGGATAGACGCCGGCCGTACCACCTCCACCAAACTCGTTATCCACTGCCCGAACACTATCAACCCTTCGACTATGGAGAGGTCATTACTCACACGCATTCGCCAACACGAGACGGCGACGGGGAGCTGTGTGATTCAGAGGACTCCATATTAGATGCAGAGCTTTGTGATTCAGAGAACTCCATATTAGAGGCAGTAGCAAAGAAACTCATGGATCGTGGCTTGCCTAGTGAGAATTGGGGATCTAGGGAAGGTAGAGATGGCAGACTCGAAGACCAACAAGTTCCATCTTTTGATGAAATTGACCCACCGTGCAGCCCCGATATGAGTAAAGAGACGGAGGAAGAGGCATTATTAGATGATGTAGAGGAGGTTGATTCCATTGAGGAAGTGAAGAAGGCTGTCGTTGCTCGAGTGACATCCCAAGATGTTGTTGGGAATTGTTTGGGTGAAAAGGGAGAGTTGCGTGATAGTGATGTTGCAAGAATATTTCAGCGACCGACATTGCTTGCCATCGATGCACGGATGGTCCCGCCGCGAAATTACACGGCGTGTTTGGGAGTTCGTGGACGTGTTAACAAGCTTCACGTTTTAGCGCTGAATTTTGACGACTGTTTTGATCCTACCttgatgattttttatggagAAGGTGAAGTGACACGTCCAACTATTCGGTAtgcatttgatccaggaggagacgcctcgccAAGCTtgtgctttcaactctcgtctttggttcgtggttcccaccttgaggacaaggtggattttaaccgtgggggagttg
- the LOC121765069 gene encoding putative late blight resistance protein homolog R1A-3 isoform X2 translates to MAAYGAAVSLKNTIQSLLESSRISLVPPSPEILRSAYDAICCLQKVLLKLEDTGYSMIRTKVNALDERIKEVIWEFEDLLESHYADQILPQLESKRDRLPFSVDLQSLQQSVDRFIERMAVMEAEYDMELLNMPEEEGEPLSSRIDIGGINSEMVGLSELFEQVRDFLLLGGEGEGENEDAEGNCLLLTGMAGVGKTTLVKKVFDDPSIQTHFELRAWVKVGRKCESAETLRCILAQVDPNNRDQMLTQRDNDDIEKLVGLLEEKLKDKICLVVLDDVWQWDTQLMSTLQEKNVQILVTSRLRIEDSPCIGAVRLLDEEESKRLLGEKVFGEKGFPPYLEELGEKIAEKCEGLPLVIVTVADLLRKANEGTGEELNKSTQEYWTEVAETQQSSVFLDAYNLISKHLCKKEASRIKFLHVLQSCEEDMKGQRRLCAHSNTLFAIKEVYDSIKSDCSSTVRSLLCHGPAHPYPVPIHAMDFKLLRVLNARKVRIYDIPPEILKLVCLKYLALTCNKEPPGSISTLLHLQFLIIRRHVAIIKRGALPYMPMEIWDMQNLQFLEVGERDLPTPDSNSNAILDKVSFLIGVTTKSCTTEFLKRIPNLRHLSTIMIQKPYDEDDDSNSLSGLANISEELQNLSVLQIDVLNPDMKWEAMVPLSMFPSSLLTLTLTGLGYPWQYMNEIGSMLPNLSILVIQEYAFRGPKWDLESSCFLKLVIEDTDLVELRAQKGRRPWIKLLSLRYCYKLKHLDWLSSYSRETPVIEIVDCNPLVYESAAKLPESDFEFQFYRFYE, encoded by the exons ATGGCTGCTTATGGAGCTGCCGTTTCTCTCAAGAACACCATTCAGAGTCTTCTTGAATCGTCTCGCATCTCGCTGGTTCCTCCCTCTCCTGAGATCTTACGATCTGCCTATGATGCCATCTGTTGCTTGCAGAAAGTCCTGCTGAAATTGGAGGACACTGGGTACAGCATGATCAGGACGAAGGTGAACGCTTTGGATGAACGAATCAAAGAGGTCATATGGGAATTTGAAGATTTACTCGAATCCCATTACGCTGATCAGATTCTTCCACAGCTTGAAAGCAAGAGAGATCGCTTGCCTTTCTCTGTAGATCTGCAGAGTCTGCAGCAGAGTGTTGATCGCTTCATCGAGAGGATGGCGGTGATGGAGGCGGAGTACGATATGGAGCTGCTGAATATGCCAGAAGAAGAAGGTGAACCTCTTTCCTCGAGAATTGATATTGGAGGAATCAACTCAGAGATGGTTGGATTGTCCGAGCTATTTGAACAAGTGAGGGATTTTCTTCTTCTAGGAGGAGAAGGTGAAGGTGAAAATGAAGATGCTGAAGGGAATTGTTTATTATTGACTGGGATGGCAGGAGTTGGAAAGACTACTCTTGTTAAGAAAGTATTTGACGATCCATCAATTCAGACACATTTTGAGCTTCGAGCATGGGTCAAAGTGGGCCGAAAATGTGAATCCGCTGAAACATTAAGATGCATTCTAGCTCAAGTGGATCCCAACAATCGCGACCAAATGCTTACCCAAAGAGACAATGATGATATCGAGAAATTAGTTGGACTCTTGGAAGAGAAATTGAAGGATAAGATATGTCTCGTTGTGTTGGATGATGTATGGCAATGGGACACACAACTCATGAGTACCTTGCAAGAAAAGAATGTCCAAATTTTGGTTACAAGCAGGCTGAGAATTGAAGATTCTCCATGTATTGGTGCGGTACGTTTATTGgatgaagaagaaagtaagAGATTACTTGGTGAGAAGGTGTTCGGTGAAAAAGGTTTCCCACCTTACCTTGAGGAATTGGGAGAAAAGATTGCAGAAAAATGTGAAGGTCTTCCACTTGTGATAGTTACAGTTGCAGATCTCCTAAGAAAAGCCAACGAGGGTACCGGAGAAGAGCTTAACAAGAGTACCCAAGAATATTGGACCGAGGTAGCTGAAACACAACAAAGTTCAGTCTTTCTGGATGCATATAATCTAATATCAAAG CACTTGTGTAAGAAAGAAGCTAGTAGAATCAAGTTTTTGCATGTCTTACAAAGTTGTGAGGAAGATATGAAAGGACAACGTCGGTTGTGTGCCCATTCCAACACTTTATTTGCCATTAAAGAAGTGTATGATTCAATAAAAAGTGATTGTTCTTCCACAGTCCGTTCTCTCCTTTGTCATGGTCCAGCCCACCCTTATCCAGTTCCAATACATGCCATGGATTTCAAATTGCTCAGGGTATTGAATGCTCGTAAGGTCCGAATTTACGATATCCCACCTGAAATTCTAAAACTAGTTTGTCTAAAATATCTTGCCCTGACTTGCAACAAAGAGCCCCCTGGTTCAATTTCCACCCTTTTGCACCTTCAATTCTTGATTATCCGTCGACATGTGGCCATCATAAAGCGTGGAGCTCTGCCATATATGCCAATGGAAATATGGGACATGCAAAACCTACAATTTCTTGAGGTCGGGGAAAGAGACCTGCCAACCCCTGATTCTAACTCTAATGCTATTTTGGACAAAGTCTCTTTTCTTATAGGCGTGACTACAAAGAGTTGCACTACAGAGTTTCTTAAAAGAATCCCGAATCTAAGGCATTTATCCACGATTATGATACAGAAGCCTtatgatgaagacgatgatagCAATTCATTGAGTGGCTTGGCTAATATCTCAGAGGAACTccagaatttgagtgttcttcAAATTGATGTATTGAACCCTGATATGAAGTGGGAGGCTATGGTTCCTCTTTCAATGTTCCCATCAAGTTTATTAACATTGACTTTGACTGGTTTAGGGTATCCTTGGCAGTACATGAACGAGATTGGTTCGATGCTACCAAATCTTAGTATCCTCGTAATACAAGAGTATGCCTTTCGAGGCCCAAAGTGGGATCTAGAGTCGAGTTGTTTCTTGAAACTTGTAATTGAAGACACTGATTTGGTGGAATTGAGAGCTCAAAAGGGACGCCGCCCTTGGATTAAGCTCCTAAGCCTACGATATTGCTACAAATTAAAACATCTCGATTGGTTGAGTAGTTACTCAAGGGAAACACCTGTAATTGAAATAGTGGATTGCAATCCCTTAGTTTACGAATCTGCCGCGAAATTACCAGAATCTGATTTTGAATTTCAATTCTACCGTTTTTATGAGTGA
- the LOC121765069 gene encoding putative late blight resistance protein homolog R1A-4 isoform X1, whose product MAAYGAAVSLKNTIQSLLESSRISLVPPSPEILRSAYDAICCLQKVLLKLEDTGYSMIRTKVNALDERIKEVIWEFEDLLESHYADQILPQLESKRDRLPFSVDLQSLQQSVDRFIERMAVMEAEYDMELLNMPEEEGEPLSSRIDIGGINSEMVGLSELFEQVRDFLLLGGEGEGENEDAEGNCLLLTGMAGVGKTTLVKKVFDDPSIQTHFELRAWVKVGRKCESAETLRCILAQVDPNNRDQMLTQRDNDDIEKLVGLLEEKLKDKICLVVLDDVWQWDTQLMSTLQEKNVQILVTSRLRIEDSPCIGAVRLLDEEESKRLLGEKVFGEKGFPPYLEELGEKIAEKCEGLPLVIVTVADLLRKANEGTGEELNKSTQEYWTEVAETQQSSVFLDAYNLISKVFFPSYDYLPQNLKMFFLYLGAFPPYTNINPRDLIWYASAEGFCEQIGKQKLGEVMEYFMFGILRELADNYHLLLYDFDPMSWFSNKDCRVHSCWQHLCKKEASRIKFLHVLQSCEEDMKGQRRLCAHSNTLFAIKEVYDSIKSDCSSTVRSLLCHGPAHPYPVPIHAMDFKLLRVLNARKVRIYDIPPEILKLVCLKYLALTCNKEPPGSISTLLHLQFLIIRRHVAIIKRGALPYMPMEIWDMQNLQFLEVGERDLPTPDSNSNAILDKVSFLIGVTTKSCTTEFLKRIPNLRHLSTIMIQKPYDEDDDSNSLSGLANISEELQNLSVLQIDVLNPDMKWEAMVPLSMFPSSLLTLTLTGLGYPWQYMNEIGSMLPNLSILVIQEYAFRGPKWDLESSCFLKLVIEDTDLVELRAQKGRRPWIKLLSLRYCYKLKHLDWLSSYSRETPVIEIVDCNPLVYESAAKLPESDFEFQFYRFYE is encoded by the coding sequence ATGGCTGCTTATGGAGCTGCCGTTTCTCTCAAGAACACCATTCAGAGTCTTCTTGAATCGTCTCGCATCTCGCTGGTTCCTCCCTCTCCTGAGATCTTACGATCTGCCTATGATGCCATCTGTTGCTTGCAGAAAGTCCTGCTGAAATTGGAGGACACTGGGTACAGCATGATCAGGACGAAGGTGAACGCTTTGGATGAACGAATCAAAGAGGTCATATGGGAATTTGAAGATTTACTCGAATCCCATTACGCTGATCAGATTCTTCCACAGCTTGAAAGCAAGAGAGATCGCTTGCCTTTCTCTGTAGATCTGCAGAGTCTGCAGCAGAGTGTTGATCGCTTCATCGAGAGGATGGCGGTGATGGAGGCGGAGTACGATATGGAGCTGCTGAATATGCCAGAAGAAGAAGGTGAACCTCTTTCCTCGAGAATTGATATTGGAGGAATCAACTCAGAGATGGTTGGATTGTCCGAGCTATTTGAACAAGTGAGGGATTTTCTTCTTCTAGGAGGAGAAGGTGAAGGTGAAAATGAAGATGCTGAAGGGAATTGTTTATTATTGACTGGGATGGCAGGAGTTGGAAAGACTACTCTTGTTAAGAAAGTATTTGACGATCCATCAATTCAGACACATTTTGAGCTTCGAGCATGGGTCAAAGTGGGCCGAAAATGTGAATCCGCTGAAACATTAAGATGCATTCTAGCTCAAGTGGATCCCAACAATCGCGACCAAATGCTTACCCAAAGAGACAATGATGATATCGAGAAATTAGTTGGACTCTTGGAAGAGAAATTGAAGGATAAGATATGTCTCGTTGTGTTGGATGATGTATGGCAATGGGACACACAACTCATGAGTACCTTGCAAGAAAAGAATGTCCAAATTTTGGTTACAAGCAGGCTGAGAATTGAAGATTCTCCATGTATTGGTGCGGTACGTTTATTGgatgaagaagaaagtaagAGATTACTTGGTGAGAAGGTGTTCGGTGAAAAAGGTTTCCCACCTTACCTTGAGGAATTGGGAGAAAAGATTGCAGAAAAATGTGAAGGTCTTCCACTTGTGATAGTTACAGTTGCAGATCTCCTAAGAAAAGCCAACGAGGGTACCGGAGAAGAGCTTAACAAGAGTACCCAAGAATATTGGACCGAGGTAGCTGAAACACAACAAAGTTCAGTCTTTCTGGATGCATATAATCTAATATCAAAGGTATTTTTCCCAAGCTATGACTACTTACcccaaaatttgaaaatgtttTTTCTCTATTTGGGAGCTTTCCCCCCATATACGAATATTAATCCACGCGATCTCATTTGGTATGCAAGTGCTGAGGGGTTTTGTGAACAAATTGGAAAACAAAAGTTGGGTGAGGTTATGGAATACTTTATGTTCGGTATCTTGAGAGAGCTTGCTGATAATTATCATCTTCTTCTATATGATTTTGATCCAATGTCTTGGTTTTCAAATAAAGATTGTCGTGTGCATTCTTGCTGGCAGCACTTGTGTAAGAAAGAAGCTAGTAGAATCAAGTTTTTGCATGTCTTACAAAGTTGTGAGGAAGATATGAAAGGACAACGTCGGTTGTGTGCCCATTCCAACACTTTATTTGCCATTAAAGAAGTGTATGATTCAATAAAAAGTGATTGTTCTTCCACAGTCCGTTCTCTCCTTTGTCATGGTCCAGCCCACCCTTATCCAGTTCCAATACATGCCATGGATTTCAAATTGCTCAGGGTATTGAATGCTCGTAAGGTCCGAATTTACGATATCCCACCTGAAATTCTAAAACTAGTTTGTCTAAAATATCTTGCCCTGACTTGCAACAAAGAGCCCCCTGGTTCAATTTCCACCCTTTTGCACCTTCAATTCTTGATTATCCGTCGACATGTGGCCATCATAAAGCGTGGAGCTCTGCCATATATGCCAATGGAAATATGGGACATGCAAAACCTACAATTTCTTGAGGTCGGGGAAAGAGACCTGCCAACCCCTGATTCTAACTCTAATGCTATTTTGGACAAAGTCTCTTTTCTTATAGGCGTGACTACAAAGAGTTGCACTACAGAGTTTCTTAAAAGAATCCCGAATCTAAGGCATTTATCCACGATTATGATACAGAAGCCTtatgatgaagacgatgatagCAATTCATTGAGTGGCTTGGCTAATATCTCAGAGGAACTccagaatttgagtgttcttcAAATTGATGTATTGAACCCTGATATGAAGTGGGAGGCTATGGTTCCTCTTTCAATGTTCCCATCAAGTTTATTAACATTGACTTTGACTGGTTTAGGGTATCCTTGGCAGTACATGAACGAGATTGGTTCGATGCTACCAAATCTTAGTATCCTCGTAATACAAGAGTATGCCTTTCGAGGCCCAAAGTGGGATCTAGAGTCGAGTTGTTTCTTGAAACTTGTAATTGAAGACACTGATTTGGTGGAATTGAGAGCTCAAAAGGGACGCCGCCCTTGGATTAAGCTCCTAAGCCTACGATATTGCTACAAATTAAAACATCTCGATTGGTTGAGTAGTTACTCAAGGGAAACACCTGTAATTGAAATAGTGGATTGCAATCCCTTAGTTTACGAATCTGCCGCGAAATTACCAGAATCTGATTTTGAATTTCAATTCTACCGTTTTTATGAGTGA